The Sulfurospirillum diekertiae genomic sequence CATATCCAGTTGCGCCTCTTCACGGTAAAAGTAGGTTTCATTGACCGTGACAAGATCAATGAGGTCTTGTCTAAGCGCTTTATCATGCTGTAAGGTTTCAAAGAGCTTACGAAAACTATAAATCTCTTTACGTTCACAAAAGAGACGAAGCTTGGTTTCGATAACACTGTTCTTTGCAAACAGATCCACACCAATCTCACGTTTAATGTAATGCAAAAGGTCTTGAAGTCCAAAGGTATTGAACTCTTGATGCACTGCAACTTCATGATTGTGTACGACTTCAGGTTCTTTTTTTCTATTCCAAAACCACATTAGGATTCTCCGAATTTTTTGATGGTTTGTATAATGTCATCAAGTGCAAGTGCGACAATATTGGGATTGATCTCCACCGCACGTTTTGGCATGCCAAAAACGATAGCACTTTTTTCACTCTCAGCGATGCACGTTGCACCATTTTTTTGAAGTTCACTGAGCCCATTGGCACCATCATGCCCAATGCCTGTCAGTAAAACGGCTAAGATTTCGGTATCTTTGATTTGTGCAACACTCGAGGAGAAAAGCGTGTCAATACTTGGGTTATAGGGGGTTTCTCCCTCTTTGACGGGTTCAATGCTGGGTGAAAAATCACCCCGAATCAGATGACAATTTTGAGGGCAAATATAGATATTGGATTGCTTTAAGGACATCCTTTGATCAACGGCGTGTACGGGCAGGCTCAGTTCATTTTGAAATTGACTGATAAAGCTTGGAATAAAGGTTGCGTTCATATGCTGTGCAATCACAATCGCACCCGTATAGGTTGTTGAGATGGCAGAGAGAATTTTTTTAAGGTGACCAGGGCCTCCGGTGGAGGCTCCGATCAAAACAATTTTTAGTTTCATTAGGCTCCGAGTCTATTAGAATTCCTACAGAACTCTTTTGGTAACGGCTTTTACTCAAAGCCAGCAAACCTATATTAAGCCATAAAGGCACAATGTCTATTTTTTATTTTCTTCAAAGATCCAGTAAAGATTCATTCGAATGCCAGCACCCGTTGCGCCAAATTGGTTATAGCCCCATGCTTTTTCAGTATAAGCTGGACCTGCAATATCTAAGTGAAGCCATTTATCTTTATTTTCTTCTTCGATGAAATTATCCAAAAAGAGTCCAGCGGTAATAGCGCCACCGTAACGGCTAGAGCTGATGTTAGACATATCGGCAACGGAGCTTTTTAGAAGTTTTTTTAGGTATTTATTAAACGGAAGTGCACCACTGAGTTCTCCACTGGCCGTTGCCGCTTTAAGCATAGAGTGTTTAAGTTCGCTACTATGTCCCATAATACCCATAGTGTATTCACCAAGAGCGACGACACATGCACCTGTAAGCGTTGCCATATCGACCAAAAGATCAGGTTTAAGCTCTTGCGCGTAGCACAAACAATCCGCCAAAACCAAGCGACCTTCTGCGTCCGTATTGCGTACTTCGATGGTTTTACCGTTCTTTGCAACGAGTACATCATCAGGTTTATAGGCATTGCCACCGATCATGTTCTCTGTTGCACCAATAATGGCATGGATCTCATAGGGAAGCTCTAAAGTTGCCGCTGCTTTTAAGATCGACATAACCGCTGCTGCACCACTTTTGTCAGCTTTCATGGTGACCATGTGTTCACTTGGTTTTAAGCTAAGTCCGCCGCTATCATACGTTAGACCTTTTCCAACATACACAAGGCGTTTTTTGGCATTTTCAGGCTTATAGGTGAGGTGAATCAAGCGAGGAGGGTGTACGCTGGCACGATTGACAGCAAGAAAGGCATTCATCCCTTGTTCTTTTAAAAATACCTCGTCCATCACTTTACATGTAACGTTTGGAATTGTGGTTAAGGTTTGCGCAATATTAGCGAGAGCAATCGGTGTCATATCTTCAGGAGTTGCATTGACAATCTCTTTGGCGAAGTTGGTCGCTTCTGCTACAGCAGTAGCTGCACGGAGGGCTTTATTCGCTGTCTCCATCGAAACATCAGTACGACTATAATCTTCCAAACAGATGGTTATTTTTTCAATTTTAGAAGACTCTTTTTTACTTTTATAGGTATCAAACGTATAGCTACCTAAAATAAAGCCTTCAACAAGGGCTTTAATATTAATGCCAGGGCACTCATTGGAGTATGTACCAATGGCAAGTGTTTTGGCATTGGTCTTTTTGAGCG encodes the following:
- a CDS encoding CheB methylesterase domain-containing protein, coding for MKLKIVLIGASTGGPGHLKKILSAISTTYTGAIVIAQHMNATFIPSFISQFQNELSLPVHAVDQRMSLKQSNIYICPQNCHLIRGDFSPSIEPVKEGETPYNPSIDTLFSSSVAQIKDTEILAVLLTGIGHDGANGLSELQKNGATCIAESEKSAIVFGMPKRAVEINPNIVALALDDIIQTIKKFGES
- a CDS encoding leucyl aminopeptidase, with the translated sequence MQIELLNQKLTNAAADVKIVFVINKDLTHSWINDQETLQFLGFKGESEETLFTPTSKTLYVGCDSLDADEIRLAASNALGALKKTNAKTLAIGTYSNECPGINIKALVEGFILGSYTFDTYKSKKESSKIEKITICLEDYSRTDVSMETANKALRAATAVAEATNFAKEIVNATPEDMTPIALANIAQTLTTIPNVTCKVMDEVFLKEQGMNAFLAVNRASVHPPRLIHLTYKPENAKKRLVYVGKGLTYDSGGLSLKPSEHMVTMKADKSGAAAVMSILKAAATLELPYEIHAIIGATENMIGGNAYKPDDVLVAKNGKTIEVRNTDAEGRLVLADCLCYAQELKPDLLVDMATLTGACVVALGEYTMGIMGHSSELKHSMLKAATASGELSGALPFNKYLKKLLKSSVADMSNISSSRYGGAITAGLFLDNFIEEENKDKWLHLDIAGPAYTEKAWGYNQFGATGAGIRMNLYWIFEENKK